gtataataagtaatttaattatactaaatttaaaattaataatattaaaaattaaattcacttgtataatattataaatattttttactataaataaaaattaaaataaaaaattctataaatattaaataaattatttttataattattaaaatattatatattataaaataaaatatacaaaacTTACACTAATTGTgaattgtttatattatttttaatttatctataaaaaatattttttaattaacataatataaaaaaaaatttaataaaaattaagaatgtaATCTTTTTCGGTTCAATCAGAGCTGATTAATCATTATATTACATAGTATACtactatttttcaaataaaattttttaatactcaaaaaaattaaattttcatataaattttaataaaatcatgaaataaaataaatttatttctcataaataaatttttatatattatttttttaataataaaaaaataaaattacaagaaAATAGAAACTATCAAAAGATTTTTCTAGGGTTTTCACTGTAACACAGTGTTTTACAGCTTTATATAGAGAATATAAGATAAGTTTTAATAcacttaaattataatttaattataaataattacttatcatcataataaatttaaatatttatttaaatatttttaaatttaaactattaaatattttttatagaaaaaagaatttttttaattctttttaatatatttattaaaaattttgaaatatatgaGATATGAGTGCTATTAAATTTCTCCTGCTTcaatatgttaaaaaaaaaaagataataagattattcttttaagtatttttaaaattttttaaatgtttagataataataaaattactaatatttaaaattaagataacgactttactattttttttaaattactaattTGTGACTTATcacttttatcttttaaatttaaatttattatctaatattttaatattatgataattatttttaatatttttaaataatatttaaatttattattttaataatcgtatctaaaaattttaattttttcatcatatataaatttaatggtaaatattataaaaaatatcaaaattttaaatgcaaaaaatatattaagattaaaaatttaagatgaaattattaaaataataaatttaaatattaattaattgtctaataaaattaattaaactaaaaaaattaataatttaaatataataatacgatatcatgataattattttagtatttttaattaatatttaaatttattattttaataaatttatcttaaaaagtttatcaaaattattaatttttaataattatccgacataattattaaataaaattaattaaactcttaaataagaaatttaaacatcattaattctaattttaaataataaatatctaaattcattttagataatatataaataatttattaatttaaatttatttaaataataaaaaaaatatttattttaaaattaaaatccaattgtaaatagataaataacatAAAGTAAAACCAATAATTccattattttcataaaaagtaatttgtatgctaaaataattaaaattgaaaatttcaataataatagaaaatattttttattaattaattttaatttaaaaataaaaaaatattaataaatttatatataatgatattaataaaattattgaaattcaaaaaataacttatcattttgaaaagtgataattattttttaaaaaatacttaattttttgataaaaaatattttttattaattaatttattgaatattttaaatattaaaaaatataaaaaaaatttgaagaaaaatttACCGTTTTCATATGGGAGAAAGTCTTATTGTAATTTCGGGACCAATAAATAGAAGAGAGCGAGGAAGAGACCCAAATGCTTTTCCGTTACGTGTAGACCACGAACCACACAATTAaccattatatataatatataaagaaaattataaattaattcttataaataaaaaaattaattaattaattaattaaattaattttagctatttaatattataaaaaatatttttaaaattatatattaattaatataatttttataaaattaagaagttaattaataattttttaaattattaaaataaataataaaatatttaattgataaaattaaaaatgattaactattaatttttttaaattattaaaaatattttaatttacttttaaaaattaaacactaattaataaattttttcagaaattaaatagtaattttttttattatatatatatataatatacacAGAGTCcaaaagcaaataaaatctcTCACTTGTTTGCTTTGCTCCCACAGGAAATGCCACACTCTCACCTGCACCGCACCTCTTTACCTCACCTGTCCATCGGTCACTAGTTTTTTTCCGGCGACAGAATCATAAAAGTCATGATTTTTATTGTTTCTAATCTCTGTTTGCTTTCCCAGAAAAATCAAGGAAGAaaaagttttgaatttttttcagtAAGTTTCAccagctctttttttttttttttggtttgttttggGGGCTTTATTTCTTTCAATTTTGTTCCTCAAAAACCGTAATTTAATTCCGCTGTATGTTTTTTTATTGTTGGAATTTCAGTTGGATTTAATGAGGATTTTCTTTCAGTATTAATcattattgatttttatatatatatatttttagtatgGATATTATTAGGGGTTTTAGCTCATTTATAttcaattttgataattttcttGAGCTGTTGTAATTAGGGGTTTTTGCTTTTTAGTTCTGTGAAATTGGTAACAAAAATATGTAATCTGTTCCTGCTTTCATTTTCCTTCTAAGATGCTAATTCTCATTTCTGTTTGATGTCCAAGAAAATCCTGGAATGTGAATAAACTATATCTCTCATGAACAAATTGCGGATGTTTAGTCGAAACGTAGTAGAAAATTCTTTTAGTTCAACTAAATTATCTCTGTTATGTTTCTTTTACTGTTGTTCCTGAGAGATTGCAGGGAATGAATGAAGTGAAAAATGTTAGTGGAATTCTTATTTTAGTTTGTAAATTTTATGAGACATAATTGCAATTCATTCAttcatctttcttttctcttcttctaaTTGCTAAAAGTGCTAGAAAGTGAGAAGCTGCTATCATATTTCCTAATAACTGTTATTTTGGTTGTTAAaggagaaaaaaatttaattctactttttttttttttatgtttctgcTTTGTTAGTGAAACAATTTTCAGTTGCATATAATCTTGGATAGTAGTTTAATTGATTTAGTTGGCAGATACCACAAATTCAACTTTATGTTCGTCTTTTCTCATACTCTCCgtgttcatttttttttctttttcgaaTTGGTTTTCTCAAAATTGTATTAGAAGAAAAATGCAGGTTGAAATTCCATCCCAGTTTGAGGAGCCAAACCTATATCTTCTGATTCATTCAGTACTTGGATACCCTGGTATAGACTTTGTTTGGTCAAATATAATTGGCATCAAAGCCGCAGACCAGCTAAAATATTGGAAGAAAATAACACTCTGTTTTGTAAGTGTAAAGAACGTAGATGCACAAGCACATAAAAAAATTTGGAATTGCCAAGGATTATTGCATGAAGGAACTGTTTAGATTAGCACATATTTAATGACCATCTGACTATTGGATTCAAGAAATTTGTTGCTTCAGTGTACTCAAATCTCTTAATCAAGCTGATTGTTTTGCTGTTATAATTATTTGATTGGTAGTTCTAGATCTGAATGGAGGAAATATGATCTAAAAGTGGACCCCAATTAGTTTGGGTTTGATGTTTAGTTGAGTTTGTTATGACTTTGTGAACTGTGTTTGGTACTACTACCATTTTCCCTTTAGGCTTGCTGGAGTTGTTTATAATAGTTGAAATGAGATGAGCATAGGACCTCTTGTCTAccagacttttttttttccttcaacaGGTGATGCAGTCCGGCATATATCAAGGCACTCAATTGCTCCAATATGATAGTGCCTTTATGTTagaaataatattattgtttattaCTGGTATTTGATATGACTTTACCTTTTTGATACTTCTGCTGCCAGATGACATATAAAGGCAAAAGACTctctttttgtttcttcttcTTGCCATTAACATGGAACTGAATTTTGTTTAACCACATTTAACGAGATCTCTACAAGCTTGGAATTGAAGATTTGCAATTTTCACTTATGCAAATATGTTTTTGTTTCAAAAATCTTTTTTAGAAGTGGTACAATGTAAATGCGATTTATGAACTGGTGCAGCTGCAGCATTAAAGCTGGGAGATTGTAATATCACCCTAGGATTGGCGAACTCTGAAGTGGAGAGGCCAAGTCTAGAAGCTGGTTTGAGCCTTATAAGTCTCTGCAGATCATAGCATGGGAAATAAACTACAGAAGCCACAAGAAATAGAAAGAGTTGGAGAACatgaacaagaagaagaagattcaAATTTCACATGTGAAATATGCATTGAACCCACGGAATCAAACAGGAAATTTAAGAACGGTGGCTTGTGTTGTCATCCTTTCTGCTTGGACTGCATATCCAAGTATATTAATGTAAAAGTTGAAGCCATCACTGGAAACATTGAATGTCCTGGACTGAACTGCAAACATGCACTAGACCCTCTCTCGTGCAGATCTATTGTCTCTAAGCAACTGTTTGATAAGTGGTGTGAGCTTCTATGTGATTCTGTGGTCTTAAGTTTTGAAAGGTGCTACTGTCCTTATCGAGATTGCTCGGCTTTGGTTTTGaatgagtgcaaagataaactGAAGAAAATAAAGTGTCCTAACTGCAAGAAAAACTTCTGTTTTCGATGCAAGTTACCATGGCATGCTGGATATCAATGCAATGAAAGTGGACAGTTGAGAGATAGTAATGACATTCTGATTGGGGAACTTATAGAAGAGAAGAAGTGGACTAGATGTTACAACTGTGGGCACTCTGTTGAGCGAGTTAGTGGTTGCAGAGATATCAAATGCAAGTATGTCCTCTCTCTATAACTTTCCTTCTATATGCACTCGTCTGTGTTTGTGGGTCAGTGGTGCACTTGCATCATATTTGTGATTTAGTTTTCCCCTTTCCTTCACCTACCAAGCTAAGATTCAAAACTTAATGGTTTAAAAAGCGACATTTGCCCTTGAACTATACAACACGGAGTAAAAAATGCCAAATTTCATTTGTAGACCAAATATGATCTTAAACTATCCTTAAAAGGCTAAATAAGGTCATCACTTATAAGAATTTTAAGAATATTAGAGTATGAGTTAGGCTAGCCTGGTGGTAAGTGCATATGAGAGATACTCTCCAATCCCCAATTCCCAGttctaaaaaacaaaaaagttgAGGAGTAAATTTGAATGAAATTTGATGTTTTTTTGCCACTGTTCCAAAGTTTAGGGGCAAATTTGACACAGATACACTATGTATATCTAATGAATTTTGCATTAATATCACTCTCGCCATCTTTTAGTGTGCTTATAATAGCTTGGATTATAAGACAAACGTTAAGTATAGATTTCGTGCAAGGCTGGCTTGAATGAACCTTTTATTACAGAGATTCAAGGACATGACGAAAAGGGTTTGGAAGATGGCTTCATTGTTCATTACTTGCATAATTGCATAATTGCATGATAAATGCTTGGTGAAGTTATTGTTATTGGAAAGTAATGTATAATGATCAAAAGAACatgtaattgaaaaaatattttctttcaagGAATGTATGAAAGAAGGAGAATTACTGTCAGGTCCTTGGATTCTTAGAAAATTTGCTAGTTCATccctatttcaaaatcactcatGTAAAATCAAACTCTTTAGTCCTTCTTGGTTAACCTATTTTTAGTCTTAATTAgagagactaaataatataaatatttaaaattacaggACTAAATAATacctataataaaaaaaatatagtctaaataatataaataattcaaaacGACTAACTGTTTATTTTAACAGGAAGGACTAAACAGTTGGACTCTACAAAATATAGAGACGTTTTAATTGAGTGATGTTGAAATAGGAATAAACTTGTTAATTTCATAAAATCTCAATAACTTGATAGTAATTTACTTTGAAGCACTACACAACCAGAACCACAATCTGATGTATATATGTGATGTTAAATTGATTTATGATGCAGATGTGGGGTTCGGTTTTGCCACCAATGTGGAGGAAGATTCCATTTAGGTCCCTGTAAGCACAAATGTTGTGGAGATGCATTCTGCATGCTATTATTTTTGGCAATGTTGATAGTTTTTTCCTATCTATTATACCATCAAGTCAACTTAATATCTCCAAGTAACAAATAATTAACCTTATTGGTCCCTGCAGAGCAGCACCAGCTACCCATTTGCTACATATCATGCTTCTCTTTAGCAATTAGGTTGTAAATGATGCTTTATCTACTCATTTATGAAAATTTCGACTTTATATTGCTACTACAAATTGTTATTAGCACAATACTTAATCTATTCTATGTATATGTCGGTTCAAATTTAACATGATATCAGAGTCTTCCACCGATGTTGGGCTTTCTGTAAATGTGTCACGTTTCAATGTAGTTTTGAACGTGAGGATATGTTTAATTCTATATCGGTTTGAGATAGAGGTAATATGCCGATTTTAGTCACTCTTCTCTCTTTCCCTTGAGCTAGATTTTGGGGTCTTAGTCACTCTTTGAGATGAAGTGAGTTAGTTTTTATCCAAATTTCAcagtatatataatttatacggATTCATGCATAAACATTTATAAGCTGCCATGATTACTACGTTATGATTTAGCTTTTTCTCTTCACCTTTTCTTCGTGTTTCCCTTTAACGaaagggaaaattactatttGATCCATATAGTATAAggaaaaactcattagttagtccatcattttaaaaaatacattacaatatatttaagattttaaaaagtctactaactAATTCATTCATAAATTTTAACGCAAAAAGTCTAAAGTATCATTCATACAAAAAGACTAATTAgttaacattttttaaaaattgagagaccaattaaaaagttttttgtattatagagattaaataataaaatacttgaTTGTTAAACTAACGAAATGATTAATCagtagatattttaaaaattttataatatttaaaatcgaGCGaataactaatgagttttttatattatagagattaaatagtaaaatacttaactgctaaattaatgaaatgattaattagtagattttttaaaatttttataatgttttaatgtattttttaaaattgagtaactaataatgtttttatatcataggaattaaataataaaatacttatcgtaaactaattaaatgattaattaataatttttttaaaaaaattttataatgttttaatatattttttaaaattgagtgagtaattaatgagttttttaatattaaaatattaaataataataatttttatttaattatacattaaaatgtaaaattgtaAACAAGAATGCAAGGACTAAATACATATGAAGATAgtatacttatatatatatgtgtatatatataaaattaaaagagaatTTATTCAAACCCAGACAATGGCATTTGAATCAGAAAGAGAGAAGCTTTATTCTTAATTTATGTATGTGttagatataaaaatatatcatacACAATATTCTAGTTGTTTATTATGAAAGATTCACCATAAAGCGAGAAAGGCGCTGGTTTATTATTATTCGATGATTCTATATTCTTCATAgacaagaaaaaataaatttattaccgTTACTtgcaaaaaaaatttgaaatatttcaaaacgaaccactcctaaAGCTGAAAACGTTTAATGAAAGATCAATCCTATGGCCTCAAATGATCATACTtgaaatttatctattttatcatattaatttttcttataaaacttaaattaaaaatttaataatttaataatcattaaaaattaatgaaattctgttaatttttatattcttttgCAAGATAATATGCACAGCTacgataaaaatttaatttcacctgctttgttaattttttttaaaataaaaattaaaaattaaaaaagaatagaatttcaaatatttcaaatatactTATTACTAAATTAAATCAGTCAACACATAATTTAATTTCACTTGCttcatcaatttttaaattcatttattaaatgatttaaatttaaattaattaatatttaattcttaaatctcgtcatgaatatatatatataaatcaaaagtatttaattttaaatttaaaattcacaATAACTATCAACTATTTATAAACGGTTAAAATTTAACTCAACaaaattttaacggaaaataataaatttttaaaattttaagatattttaagatatttttaaaaattaaaataataaataatgaggtttttatattatataaattaaataaaaatttgtctattttattataggttttattaaataaattaaaataatatataattaaaaaaataaataatataattattatgataaataaataatttttttgaaaaggttaattaatttaattttataaaatatgaaaaattttacgcaagtgattaaaaaataaaaattaattaattactctaTCAAATACAAGAcgtaatagtaatttttccatattattgttaaaaaaaactgtccattttatttttatttaaaaatccaAACCCTTCCGCCCCTGCGTTCCCTCCAAGCTGCTCTTCCACCTTCCAAACCGCCAACGACCGATCAACCGTACAGAACGAAATTATGAATTTCGAGCAGCGCCTCATGGCGGCAGCTACTATTATAATCGACGCCGACGTACGAGCCAGTGACTGCCCCATAAACGCCACAGAAATTGGGGTTACAGCCACGCTGAAACCTCATCAAGTGGAAGGTCTCTCATGGCTTATACGGAGATATCTTCTCGGTGTCAATGTTATTCTCGGTAGCTTTCTTTCGTCTTCTCAATTTTCGTCCCTAGGAAACTTAATGGAAAACTaatggaaattttttttttggtgcaGGAGATGAGGTTATCTTATTCCTTTCTTTGAATTTGGATACCGGAACCTGAAAATCTATTAAACTCGTTATAAGATTGAAGAATAATGTTAATGATTGCCGTAATTTAGGTGCTATATAGAGTTTAATTGGTCTATGCTTCTTAATCCTTAGACTAATTCCTATAAGATTGTTTTCATTATGGTACAGTAATTGCTATGAGATTGTTTTCAACTATGGTTTGAATCTGAGTTAGTCAATGGCAGATGGGACTGGGGAAAACCCTGCAAGCTATATCTTTTTTAAGTTACTTGAAAGTTCACCGGATGTCACATGGACCATTTTGTGAGTTAAGGAAGCCTGTTGTTTGATTAATTAAGTTTGAATGCTTTGAAATCTCTGTTACTGACCTGCATTGACATTTTTTTTTGgggttgtttttgttgttgttgcagTGGTACTGTGTCCTCTAAGTGTTACAGATGGCTGGGTTTCAGAGATGGCCAAATTCACTCCAAAACTGAAGGTTCTCAGGTATGTAGGAGACAAAGAACACCGGCGCAATCTACGCAAAGCATTGTATGAACATGTAAAAGAGCATCCCTCATCAACTGATGTGAGTTTTGGAACCTTGCCATCCTCTCATGGATTCAGTTTCCTGTTTCTCTGTTTTAATTTGAAGTTTAGTCTTTTCTCTACAATCTAAAATGCATGTGTTAACAGTTTCATACTGTTTACAGGGTTCCTTCTTGCCTTTTGATGTGCTCTTGACAACCTATGATATAGCATTGATGGATCAAGATTTTCTTTCTCAAATTCCTTGGCATTATGCAATAATTGACGAAGCTCAAAGACTTAAAAATCCTTCAAGTGTATGTCTAATTATGCATTAATTCTGTTTTGCATTGTGCTTCACAGCtggattctgaaattttgattaggCTTTCTAAATTTGGATTATTTTGCACCTGTTCATCAGAAATCGAATCATATAATTGTGGAAAAACTATCAGTATGGTAATAAAAGCCTTTTTtttggaagaaaagaaaagatcatAGAAAGGACCATAATATAGCTCATAATGATTTTTTCTTGTCTGTATGTTTGAAATATTTTTCTGTCTTGGTGAGTGCTTTGTAATTTCTCGAGTAATTTGTACGTGCTGCCCATAGCAAAACTAGATCTTGGATCATGTCCGTTGTTAGTAACATTATTTTCCACTTATTGAAGCTAAACCTAAACAGGTGCTATATAACATTCTCAAGGAGCACTTCCTCATGCCAAGACGGCTATTGATGACTGGCACGCCTATTCAGAATAATCTTACTGAACTCTGGGCTTTGTTGCATTTTTGCATGCCTTCAATGTTTGGGAAACATGAGCAGTTCCTTTCCACATTCAAAGAAGCTGGGGATCTTACATCAGGTTATCCTCTTATCTGATTTAGTAAGTAGTATATGAACCGGCTTCTCCTAAATTATGCTTTGCATTATTGTAATTTGACTTGTAGTTTTCTCCTTAATTTTTTCATTCTTTTCCAGAGCTCAAATGGTTTTATAGATCTCAGTAAGTTGTAATTCGCCTGTGAAGAGTAGTGAATTCTTTCACTACTTTGTTTAGCAAGAAAGAAGACAGGTCATTGATTTGAGAGATTTTGTTGGCTACCCATATGGTCCCATATATGAATTCAATGACGAGAtgttattaaaatcaaattacttTCAAATATTCTGTGCAACTGTTAATTGTTTTTTAATAGTGCAGCCCTTCTGGTATTTGAGTTCTGAAATAAAATGACAAGTGGTTACttgattttgtttttatttgtaCCATTCTTATACCTTTGCTGCTTTCTGATGTAAATGCTAGGTTTTAGGGATCATGTCCTCAGTGTTTGTTCATTGGCATTAAATATGTGAGAATTACATTTGCAGGAAATGGAGTGCTTTTGTAGGGAGTTGATagtatgatatatatatataaaaaaattgtggACCTTGGATGGTATCACTTTTTATTTCTGATAATCAATATTGCTATTGATGCTGGCACTCCTTGGTCTCCCTTTTTTCCTTTATGGTTCAAAGAGCTATTACTTTTGCTTTTAACTTCAGGATGCCTGCTTCTGGTTGTGAATGTGATGAGGTTTTTAATACTGAAACACGGCAACTCCTGTTATTATTCAACAGATCTTGATGCAGCCAAGGTGAAGGGGCAGCTGAAGACTTTAAAATGCATAATGAAAGCCTTAATGCTAAGAAGAACAAAATCTAAGCTAATAGAGGGTGGAAACTTAGTGCTGCCACCACTTACTGAGATTACTGTGTGAGTTGGTTGAGTCCCAAATTTTAGTGTATATCATTTTACATAGGAAACATTGTCCAGAAagactaattttaaatttatgttttCGTTGACCTTCATAGGATGGCTCCACTGGTCAGCCTGCAAAAGAGTGTGTACACATCAATATTGAGGAAGGAACTCCCAAAACTTCTGGCATTGTCATCTTTTAATAATCAATCTCTCCAGAATATTGTAATCTAACTTCTCAGTTTGTGGCCTTGATCATCATATTATAGCAAACTGCTCTTTTTCCTGAATATGATGGTGTTTTTCCTCACATGTTGCTTTTTTAATTTCACCACTTAATTCTTCCTTGTGTCAGGTAATACAACTACGAAAAGCATGTAGCCATCCTTACCTATTTCCTGGTATTGAGCCTGAGCCTTTTGAAGAGGGTGAACACCTAGTTCAGGTAGCCTTGTTGTCTGTTGTTTATGTTGTATGGGGATTAAGAGGTACAGGGTGCGAACCAGGTTTCATCTTCCTATAACTCCATAAAGAACAAGTGATAAATAGACATTATAAACCTGTCTGATTTGTATGAGGCAAAACTCTGTTGCTTCTTTGATTCCACTAGGTTAAATCTACATGTTTTGCAGGCATTTTGCCTATTCAAGGCAgaagtaaaaaaatatagtaTCAGGGTTTGGAAATATTTTTTCCCAAACTAGGGTAAATGTAGACTATAAATGCGGTAGACTtgacttttaaataaaataaaataatacttaCCTCATGTTTGACATGCTGTAAGCATAGTATGCGCgtatatatatagaaatttgaaaaattaaaattatatatgatatatataattatatatatataatttaaaaataaaataatcataaaataatttttttttaaactcttACCACATTTGACAAGAGATtgcaatttttttgaaaaaacaaaattaagaaaattgagcATTGCCGCATATTTGGTATGCGGTAACTTTCACCATATAAACTCCCAACCTTTAACTCTCAAATTCTTGAATCaccaatttatattaatatatttcttAGCACTCTTACACTAAATATTTTCTCAACTCTATTATAGTTAGTAATTTTGATgcaaattaacaaattattttcaacaaatttatataattttttactaaatatattataatcgaTAAATTATATGAACTTAACATAgtagagaaaatatttaatgtaatatTGCTACAAAAAATTTGATACAAAtcgaaaattaagaaatttggGGGTTGAAGTTTTATATGGTGAAAGTCACCATATAtcaaaaaaatagtaaaactcatttttttttttaaatcaccaCAAGTGGTGGGgttaaatttctattttaattgttttaggtTTTTAATTACGCACACACATTGCATGTTTAAAATATGTCAAgggttaatttattttattttatttttatgaaaataaagattttttaatattaaagatgTGGTAAAGTCCACTTTTATACTAGTTTGGAAAATTTTTTCCCAAACCCTGGTATgggttatttattattattattattattattatgttttgCTTTCTTGCATTCATTCCAAATGAACTCCTTTATCTTGCCTTTCTTTTCCCTTGTTTAACTTCACCTCCAGGCTAGTGGAAAGCTTATAATTTTGGATAAGCTACTTCAGAAACTTCATGATTTTGGACATCGTGTTCTTCTCTTTGCTCAGATGACTCATACACTTGACATATTACAGGTATCTTATgctttgagttttgaaaattcCTTGAGCTTAAATTGATTTTTCCTTTTTGCTAAAAAAGTGACTAGGCATGTAATCGAGTCAAGCCGAGTTGAGTCTTGGAAGTTCAAGCGATTAGTAAAAAAGTTTGAAAACTTGAGCTCCTTATGTTAGCTCGAGCTCGATTcatgaaaaatttattgaacTTGTGTTCAGTTCAAGCTCAGTTTGTAATGAGATTAATGAGTCTAATTGAGGCTCGATTTGATTAAGTCT
This sequence is a window from Manihot esculenta cultivar AM560-2 chromosome 4, M.esculenta_v8, whole genome shotgun sequence. Protein-coding genes within it:
- the LOC110614203 gene encoding probable E3 ubiquitin-protein ligase RNF217, encoding MGNKLQKPQEIERVGEHEQEEEDSNFTCEICIEPTESNRKFKNGGLCCHPFCLDCISKYINVKVEAITGNIECPGLNCKHALDPLSCRSIVSKQLFDKWCELLCDSVVLSFERCYCPYRDCSALVLNECKDKLKKIKCPNCKKNFCFRCKLPWHAGYQCNESGQLRDSNDILIGELIEEKKWTRCYNCGHSVERVSGCRDIKCKCGVRFCHQCGGRFHLGPCKHKCCGDAFCMLLFLAMLIVFSYLLYHQVNLISPSNK